From the Solanum pennellii chromosome 4, SPENNV200 genome, one window contains:
- the LOC114076901 gene encoding uncharacterized protein LOC114076901 produces MEPFTLDVFISKRFVSVSITHRVTCKQVAVVGTNSKDIKAVLKSRSDIPACLSVGHILSDRAREADVYTASYTPRNRDKFKGKIRVVFQSLIDNGIDIKVYLD; encoded by the coding sequence ATGGAACCGTTTACACTTGATGTTTTCATATCAAAGCGCTTTGTTTCAGTCTCAATCACCCATAGAGTTACATGCAAACAGGTTGCAGTAGTTGGTACAAACTCCAAAGATATCAAGGCAGTTCTGAAATCACGAAGTGATATTCCTGCATGTTTGTCTGTCGGACATATCTTGTCCGACAGGGCAAGAGAGGCTGATGTATACACTGCTTCTTATACACCTAGAAATAGGGACAAATTCAAAGGGAAAATTAGAGTAGTTTTTCAGTCCCTTATTGATAATGGTATCGACATCAAAGTTTATCTTGACTGA